The sequence ACNNNNNNNNNNNNNNNNNNNNNNNNNNNNNNNNNNNNNNNNNNNNNNNNNNNNNNNNNNNNNNCTCTTCCTACATTCAGGACTACTTCGGCACCATCCTCGCCTCAAACGCAGCCTCAAGAACCAACCCCGGCGCAAGAAGCCCCATCACGCTTCGCCGCCGGGGATGCCAGAACATCTGCCCCTTCATCACCGGCTCAGAAGCCCCCTGCTCCTTCTTCCTCACTGCCAAGTTCTCCAATCCCAAAGGCTACAGTTATAACCACCTCATCAGTTCCAACTTCACCGTCTCGCAAACCAAGCACTTCTTATTCTCCTCCTCATGAGTCTCCAAAAACAATCAAGCAACCTGTTCAGAGCCCAATGCAATCCCCAAAGTACAAACCATATGCTCCACCACCCTCTCCTCTTACCCTGCCACCTTCTCAGCTGAAGATAGAGCCTAAGATCCCCGTGGAGGCAGAGCCCAAAACCGTTCTCGTTCAGAGCACCGTTGAGAAGCCTCGCCAGTGGAACAACGGCAACAACGATTTCCACAGGGAAACAACCCACCATGGAAAACACGGCCATGAATCCAGAGAGAAAAGCATTCATAAGAAGGTTTCAGATTCAGAGGACTCTGGGATGAAGGTCATAACAATTGCAGGGGAAAACAGAGGAGCATACATGGAACTTGTCCAATCCCAGAAGAAGCATGAACCTAGCTATCTTCACAAGAAGGGCATTGTTACAGATCACGGCAGCGAATGGGAGAGCTCGAGCGGCGGAGAAGGTAGCTCAAAGCAGAAGCATAAGAATGGAAAAGGAAGAGGAACTTCTTCGTTCCCAATGGCTGCTTACATGAACAGCAATGTGCAGTGTGTCAACAACTCTCTTCTTTATAACACTTCTTGCTCCCACCATGACCCGGGTGTGCGCCTTTCACTCTCCAAGAAACCCTTTGGCGACGGTTACCATATCAAGGAACATCTTGAAGGCCCCTCCGTTTAATGCttcttaataatattaataatcataatcataataataatttcAGTGGTCAAAGGGATAGTATGCATTCAAGATTCTATAATAAAATGTTATGGGTAATATATAATTACAGATTGCATTCAAGGGGTAATTAAATTGGTTAGTTTTTGTATGATTATGGAAGAGGGCTATATCGGATTATGTAATGTTTGTGAGTCCATTGTTATTTGTTCACTGGGATGGTCATGTAATCTTCATAATGTTCTCAtgtcaaaggaaaaaaaaatgtgtttttcTTCGTCTAATGGAACTTTATTCTTGACCTTTCATTTGAGCAAACCTATCATTCCATAATCTCAGAAATTTTCCTATCTCCCCTTTAGCCAAACATTACGTAGGTAATGTAGAAGGATTTGGAGTTGACTATGTGAAAATCAAACTTGTATATAGGCATATATGTAAGGTGTTTATTTTGGTATGGTAATAAATTCATACGTATAAATATGTTGAAAatatagataaataataaaattataagNNNNNNNNNNNNNNNNNNNNNNNNNNNNNNNNNNNNNNNNNNNNNNNNNNNNNNNNNNNNNNNNNNNNNNNNNNNNNNNNNNNNNNNNNNNNNNNNNNNNNNNNNNNNNNNNNNNNNNNNNNNNNNNNNNNNNNNNNNNNNNNNNNNNNNNNNNNNNNNNNNNNNNNNNNNNNNNNNNNNNNNNNNNNNNNNNNNNNNNNNNNNNNNNNNNNNNNNNNNNNNNNNNNNNNNNNNNNNNNNNNNNNNNNNNNTAATTAGTAATTACTCAAATcaatcttcaaaaattttaaaaacggatattttagtttttaagaaaaattaatacacaaatcaatctctaagattttactccaacaaataaattaatttttaaaaaatttaatatacaaATTAATTTCCAACATTTTTTTTGTTAGACATAGTCCTGTTCATAAGAAAAAATTCTTACTAATATACACAAAAATAATTGACTAATATTTTTGCTTTAATCTCATCATGCTTATTTGTTTCTTACTTTTTTGAAAAAGACAAACTCGAGAGAAGTAAAAGCAAAAAGTTTGTTTCTAATTTGAAAACTACACGAAGATTAAAGCAAATGGCAGAAAAGATCTACGACGAAAAGTAACATATCTCCTATTTAATGATTATCATGAAGAGAGTGATCATGATAAAACAACAATAGTAAAGTAAGAAGATAGTTCATATGACCAAGTTAATTTAGTTGGCGCAccttcaagaaaaaaaaattgtagtCTTATTTTGACTTTAGCTTGTCTTAATTCAATAGCTTGtcttgctgttttttttttttttatttaaattttgtattGTAGTTATCCTAAACTATTCCAGTCTATATCTGGTGGTTCCATCGGCAACTTGTGTGAAGATTTTGAAGATTTTGCACATAAACATACATCGTTAGTCGTGCTTATAGATATAGCATGGTTGCTTAAGAACCCACCTCAGATAATTTTGAGAGAATGATGGCAGCTTCACAAATTCAAAGATACTATCACTTGTTGGACTTTCTTATATGCCCTGATTCAATActcatttagaaaaaaatatcTCCAAAATTGGTAATATTGACAGAAGGCTTGAAATCAAATATTGTGATTAGTAGGACCATTGATGTTAACGTGAGACAACTATTATGAATCTTTCTAGAGATTTTGTTAATCAGAATCCTCAAAAAGGCAACGCCATAGTTGTGCATTCTGAAACAGAAGACTTTAGGATTGAAAAAACCTGCACCCAAGATAGCTTGCCATTAGTTTCGGGCTTTCGGGAATAAAAAGTCAGGTTAGGATGACCCTTCTTTCTCCCCCCTTGCTTCCTTATTCTCTGATTTTGAAACATATACCGTGTCTCTTACACTAAAATGCGACTAAAACCccaaagtggtccctgagattggGCGAGTTACCCATACTTGTCACTGACTTTTAAAATTCACTAAAAGCATCCCTGACATTTTGCTCCGGGACCCATAGTTGCCCTTCAACCCTTTCCGGCGCCAAGTCAGCAAACGGAGGGGTGATCTGGCACCACCAATGCCACGCTGGAGCCAGCAACGGCTAGCTGATGTGgcaaatctgaattttgtacccAATGTGGTCCCTGGTCCcaataaaaccctaaaacctaagaATCATTATTATAACTAgtatctcttcttctctccttcgtAATATAATTCTGGACCACCATTGAAGCTCTGAAGCAATGTTTGGAGGTGAAAGGCAAGCCAGTGGGAGCTCGATACGGTCAACAAGCAATGGATACAGGGCGAAGACCCAAAATCGTAGTAGGGCTACGCGTGTACCAGAATGGTGTGGTTGCGGCTGCCGACCTGGGCTCCGGTGGTCTGGGACACATTCCAACCCAAATAAGCCCTTTTTTGGATGCCCAAATTATAATGTTAGCTGTAATTGTTAATTTTTCCTGATTTTTCATTCCTTCTCCAACTTCTAATTTGGTTATTGAAACATTCGTTGACTGCAGACAATTGGTAAAAGATGGTGTGGTTTGTTTGTTTGGGCAGATGTTGGGCAAGAGGCTGTCCCTGCAAAATCAGAAAGTCTTAACTATAATGAAGAGCAGAAGATGACAGAAGGTTGGAGGCTGGAAAAATTAGAATCGGATGTTAGGAGTCAAAAGTTTATGATCAAATTATTGTTTGTGGTTATTTCTGTAATGCTGTTGTTCTTACTAGTGGTATTTTGCAAACTTTGATCTCAATGTTGGGTAATGATGCGATTGAGTTCATATGTGTAATATTTGCATGAATGAAAAAAACTTATTCAACATGTAACTGTGTTAGCCAACCTGTTGGAGATACTAACTATTTTTGTACCACTAAAGAAAATCTGGATATATAGCAATAGCAAAATATAGCAATAGCAAAATATATTAATCATTTTAACATAACAAAGTCATGATTCATAAGTTTTGACTGCCTTACAAAGCCATAAGAAGGTGCTggtaacaaaataaacataagcaTATGTCTGGTAACAAAGTAATCCTAACCAAACAAGCATGGCATTGCTATACAAAATTACTTTGAAATTGTCTTATACAAAATACATCCCAATACAACAAGCAAGAGTCTTCAATTTTTCTTCCTTGGTGCCTTGAATCCTGGAGTGGGAATGAACTTGAGGATACTGCCAAGTCTTGTAGCTGTTCCTGAGCTAGCACCTTACATGGGATTAACTGGCGCATGTGCAGAAGTTGGTGAGATAGATGATTTTCTCTTTGGTGGGAGCTTATCTGGTCTTGACTTAGTGATGGTACAAACTTCAGTAGCCTACAAGAATTGTAGTATATCAGATGGTGCGGTTATAATTACATAACACTAAACAATTTACAAGTTGTCATTAGATGAAAAATAAGTTGATTACCTGCTGAGACTCCTCTGGTTCAGAGTAAATTGGTTGAGAAAGGTCAACTTCAACTGGTTGGACATTAGTGTCATCATCATCAGCCGGAGCATCTTTACCAACATTGGCATCATCAGTGGCATTCGGATCAGGTTCAGCATTGGGGTCAGGTTTAGCAGCATTCTGACCATCTTCAACAACATTAGTTTCAGCTCTAGTTGTATTCTTAGCGGCAGCTTTTGCTTGTGCAGCAGCAGCAGCTTTTGCTTGTGCAGCAGCAGCAGCTTTTGCTTGTGCAGCAGCAGCAGCTTTTGCTTGTGCAGCAGCAGCAGCTTTGGCTTTTGCAGCAGCATCTGCtagttttttctttttacaaCCTCTCTTTGTGTGTCCTTTTTCCCCACAGTAGCTGCATGTGAATGGTGCAAGCTGCCTCTTTAGGTTTGTGTTGTCCTTGGTGGAAGTGGGTTTGGATTTCTTCGAGCCACCCTTAGCTTCATCTGTGCCTATTCGCCTTTTTTGTTGTAACTTACCTGGCCCCCTCTTAATCTTTGGAGGTTGGGGCTTAAGAGATTCTGAAACCTCCCAGAAAGTCTGCTCAGGAATGGGATTAATATGATGCTGATATGTCTCCCTATATGAGTCCATAGTAACTAGTTTGTGGCAAAAATCCTCTGGATTCTTGTTCACCCTAGCTAGTGCAGCACATGCATGCACACAGGGTATTCCTACATCCGAAACAGGAATGAATCAATTTAGTACTTAGTGTTAGGTAGTAATATATGAATGAATGTTACATTGGACAAAATAAAATCCACCTGTCAGCATCCAAAATTGACATGTGCATAGGTGTTTTCCTAGATCAACAACATGGTTGGCTGGGTAACCGTGTACCTCAAATTTCTC is a genomic window of Arachis ipaensis cultivar K30076 chromosome B06, Araip1.1, whole genome shotgun sequence containing:
- the LOC107646623 gene encoding uncharacterized protein LOC107646623, producing MQSPKYKPYAPPPSPLTLPPSQLKIEPKIPVEAEPKTVLVQSTVEKPRQWNNGNNDFHRETTHHGKHGHESREKSIHKKVSDSEDSGMKVITIAGENRGAYMELVQSQKKHEPSYLHKKGIVTDHGSEWESSSGGEGSSKQKHKNGKGRGTSSFPMAAYMNSNVQCVNNSLLYNTSCSHHDPGVRLSLSKKPFGDGYHIKEHLEGPSV